From Skermanella sp. TT6, a single genomic window includes:
- a CDS encoding HAD family hydrolase, whose amino-acid sequence MIRAVLWDIDGTLLDSEPHHFKSFVAVCESHGQTLAKADYDRLLGRSMAEVYALLNAVQPLPLDLPEFAAACSDHYVTHVADVPPRPGALEKVADLAGSGIAQACVSNSARRVVEANMAVIAMPEALGFALSRDDVTRGKPDPEPYLRAAERLGVPPDACVAVEDSPIGARAAKAAGMVTIAWPQHRTLEFDAVDRIVGRLDEIDWTALLRDRKIT is encoded by the coding sequence ATGATAAGAGCCGTCCTCTGGGACATCGACGGCACGTTGCTGGACAGCGAGCCCCATCACTTCAAGTCGTTCGTGGCGGTCTGCGAGAGCCACGGCCAGACCCTGGCGAAAGCCGACTACGACCGCCTGCTGGGCCGCTCCATGGCGGAGGTCTACGCCCTGCTGAACGCCGTCCAGCCGCTGCCGCTTGACCTGCCGGAATTCGCCGCCGCCTGCTCCGACCATTACGTCACCCACGTGGCCGACGTGCCGCCGCGCCCCGGCGCGCTGGAGAAGGTCGCCGACCTGGCGGGCTCGGGCATCGCCCAGGCCTGCGTGTCGAACAGCGCCCGGCGCGTCGTCGAGGCGAACATGGCCGTCATCGCCATGCCCGAGGCGCTGGGCTTCGCCCTGTCGCGCGACGACGTGACCCGGGGCAAGCCCGACCCGGAGCCGTACCTGCGCGCCGCCGAGCGTCTGGGCGTGCCGCCGGACGCCTGCGTCGCGGTGGAGGACAGCCCGATCGGCGCCCGCGCCGCCAAGGCGGCCGGCATGGTCACCATCGCCTGGCCGCAGCACCGGACGCTGGAATTCGACGCGGTCGACCGGATCGTCGGGCGACTGGACGAGATCGACTGGACAGCCCTTCTCCGGGACCGGAAAATCACCTAA
- a CDS encoding S41 family peptidase — protein sequence MMKTISAAALAGVLFLAPACAIAETNTSETYRQLNLFGDVFERVRSEYVEQVTDEQLIETAINGMLTSLDPHSSYLNRKSFQDMQVQTRGEFGGLGIEVTMENGLIKVVSPIDETPAFRAGIQPGDLITHLDGEAISGMSLADAVEKMRGPVGSDIKVTIRRGEGSEPFDVSITRDTIKIQSVRYREEGDVGYIRITTFNEQTQMGLERAVERLEKDLGNKLTGYVIDLRNNPGGLLDQAISVSDSFLDKGEIVSTRGRKPEDGQRYNSKAGDLAKGKPIVVLINGGSASASEIVAGALQDHRRAIVLGTQSFGKGSVQTIIPLPGHGAMRLTTARYYTPSGRSIQALGISPDIEVQPARVEEIQQGLRRREADLRGALRNDTVNGGQQGQPAPQAAPPAQAPAPANPAPATPAPGPGAQGTPQGEDADAAAAAANDQFDYQLARALDLIRGVSLFNTRAVN from the coding sequence ATGATGAAAACGATCAGTGCTGCCGCCCTGGCGGGCGTACTATTCCTGGCGCCGGCTTGCGCGATCGCCGAGACCAACACCTCGGAAACCTACAGGCAGCTCAACCTCTTCGGCGACGTGTTCGAGCGCGTCCGGTCGGAGTATGTCGAGCAGGTCACCGACGAGCAACTGATCGAAACGGCCATCAACGGCATGCTGACCTCGCTGGACCCGCATTCCAGCTACCTGAACCGCAAGAGCTTCCAGGACATGCAGGTGCAGACCCGGGGCGAGTTCGGCGGTCTCGGCATCGAGGTCACGATGGAGAACGGCCTGATCAAGGTCGTCTCGCCGATCGACGAGACGCCGGCCTTCCGCGCCGGCATCCAGCCCGGCGACCTGATCACCCACCTGGACGGCGAGGCGATCTCCGGCATGAGCCTGGCCGACGCGGTCGAGAAGATGCGCGGCCCCGTGGGCAGCGACATCAAGGTGACGATCCGGCGGGGCGAGGGCTCCGAGCCGTTCGACGTCAGCATCACCCGCGACACCATCAAGATCCAGTCCGTCCGCTACCGGGAGGAGGGCGACGTCGGCTATATCCGGATCACCACCTTCAACGAGCAGACCCAGATGGGCCTGGAGCGGGCGGTCGAGCGGCTGGAGAAGGACCTGGGCAACAAGCTGACCGGCTACGTGATCGACCTGCGGAACAATCCGGGCGGACTGCTCGACCAGGCGATCTCGGTGTCCGACAGCTTCCTGGACAAGGGCGAGATCGTCTCGACCCGGGGCCGAAAGCCGGAGGACGGCCAGCGCTACAATTCCAAGGCGGGAGACCTCGCCAAGGGCAAGCCCATCGTGGTGCTGATCAACGGCGGCTCGGCCTCCGCGTCGGAGATCGTCGCCGGCGCGCTTCAGGACCACCGCCGGGCGATCGTGCTGGGCACCCAGTCCTTCGGCAAGGGCTCGGTCCAGACCATCATCCCCCTGCCCGGCCACGGCGCCATGCGCCTGACCACCGCGCGCTACTACACGCCGTCGGGCCGCTCGATCCAGGCGCTCGGCATCAGCCCGGACATCGAGGTCCAGCCGGCGCGCGTCGAGGAGATCCAGCAGGGACTGCGCCGCCGCGAGGCGGACCTGCGCGGCGCTCTCCGCAACGACACCGTGAACGGCGGCCAGCAGGGGCAGCCGGCCCCCCAGGCGGCCCCGCCCGCCCAGGCTCCCGCTCCGGCCAACCCCGCTCCGGCCACCCCCGCTCCGGGGCCCGGCGCCCAGGGTACGCCCCAGGGCGAGGACGCCGATGCGGCGGCGGCGGCAGCCAACGACCAGTTCGACTACCAGCTCGCCCGGGCGCTCGACCTGATCCGCGGCGTGTCGCTGTTCAACACCCGCGCCGTGAACTGA
- the rplU gene encoding 50S ribosomal protein L21, translating into MFAVIRTGGKQYKVANGDVIKVEKLAGEAGASINFDEVLMVSDAGNTTVGTPLVAGAAVTAEVIAQDRGPKIIVFKKKRRQNYRRKNGHRQDLTVLRITGISA; encoded by the coding sequence ATGTTCGCAGTGATCCGCACCGGCGGCAAGCAGTACAAAGTCGCCAACGGCGACGTGATCAAGGTCGAGAAACTGGCCGGCGAGGCTGGCGCTTCCATCAACTTCGACGAAGTCCTGATGGTCAGCGATGCCGGCAACACGACGGTCGGCACCCCCCTGGTCGCAGGGGCTGCGGTCACCGCCGAAGTCATCGCCCAGGATCGTGGTCCGAAGATCATCGTCTTCAAGAAGAAGCGTCGCCAGAACTACCGGCGCAAGAACGGGCACCGTCAGGACCTGACCGTGCTGCGCATCACCGGGATCAGCGCGTAA
- the rlmH gene encoding 23S rRNA (pseudouridine(1915)-N(3))-methyltransferase RlmH codes for MKIWLAAVGRARAGAARDLYEEYARRMTWPLVLKEVESKKRVPPDELKRLEADLLLSAVPNAATIVALDERGAALSSERFAEKLGGWRDTGVGDVAFLIGGADGHGEAVAKRADLMLALGPMTWPHLMVRAMLAEQLYRAQQILAGHPYHRA; via the coding sequence ATGAAGATCTGGCTCGCCGCCGTCGGGCGGGCGCGGGCCGGGGCGGCGCGCGACCTGTACGAGGAGTACGCCCGGCGGATGACCTGGCCGCTCGTCCTCAAGGAGGTCGAGTCGAAGAAGCGCGTGCCGCCCGACGAGCTGAAGCGCCTGGAAGCCGACCTGCTGCTGTCGGCCGTCCCCAATGCTGCCACGATCGTGGCGCTTGATGAGCGCGGCGCCGCCCTGTCGAGCGAGCGCTTCGCCGAGAAGCTGGGCGGCTGGCGGGACACGGGCGTCGGCGACGTCGCCTTCCTGATCGGCGGGGCGGACGGTCATGGCGAGGCGGTGGCGAAGCGGGCGGACCTGATGCTGGCGCTGGGTCCCATGACCTGGCCCCACCTGATGGTGCGCGCCATGCTGGCGGAGCAGCTTTACAGGGCGCAACAGATTCTGGCGGGACACCCTTATCATCGTGCATAA
- the rsfS gene encoding ribosome silencing factor — MDLPRQLSELVVKSLDDDKAEDIVVIDLAGKTTIADYMVVASGRSTRQVGAMAEHLREKLKVAGAAAVEIEGLPQADWVLIDAGDVIVHLFRPEVRSFYNIEKMWGIEPPAARQDMLYA, encoded by the coding sequence ATGGACCTGCCCAGGCAGCTCAGCGAGCTGGTCGTCAAGTCCCTGGACGACGACAAGGCCGAGGACATCGTCGTGATCGACCTCGCCGGCAAAACCACCATCGCGGACTACATGGTCGTGGCATCGGGCCGCTCGACGCGGCAGGTCGGCGCCATGGCCGAGCATCTGCGCGAGAAGCTGAAGGTCGCCGGGGCCGCCGCCGTCGAGATCGAGGGCCTGCCGCAGGCGGACTGGGTCCTGATCGATGCCGGCGACGTCATCGTCCACCTGTTCCGGCCCGAGGTCCGCAGCTTCTACAACATCGAGAAGATGTGGGGCATCGAGCCGCCGGCGGCTCGGCAGGACATGCTGTACGCCTGA
- a CDS encoding murein hydrolase activator EnvC family protein: MAAAALLGAAGGFGGFSGGGPAGKPAWAQADPRASQRALTEIERQIEAGRQRDAALARSGEALERELEGLRTRLVQTADEAAKLETELTGLEETLRALEAEESAQAGKLDADRASIAELLGGLQRLSRIPPEAMIARPESPVDTLRSALLLRSAVPILRERAEALAVSLQRLADLRADLSGRRAQAQGARTALAARQDEIARLVERRQELQQQTEEERRQVSDRMARLGNEAQDLRGLIERLEREAEQRRREEQRRKAEALARAKAEREKAEREQAARAAAAAAEREREIAASITPPTAPDRPDGGPGEGASRLPVAGQVTTRYGEADKFGVTSRGLTVSARPGAQVVAPSSGSIMFAGPFRGYGLILIVEHPNGYHSLIAGLGRIDTKVGQRVLAGEPLGVMGSPADGNPDLYFELRRNGQPINPQRGLPASDGKGQG, translated from the coding sequence TTGGCGGCGGCTGCCCTCCTCGGCGCCGCGGGCGGCTTCGGCGGTTTCTCCGGGGGCGGGCCTGCCGGAAAACCGGCCTGGGCGCAGGCCGACCCCCGCGCGTCCCAGCGCGCCCTGACCGAAATCGAGCGCCAGATCGAGGCGGGCCGGCAGCGGGACGCGGCGCTCGCCCGCTCGGGCGAGGCGCTGGAGCGGGAACTGGAAGGGCTCCGCACCCGCCTGGTCCAGACCGCCGACGAGGCCGCGAAACTCGAAACCGAGCTGACCGGGCTGGAGGAGACGCTCCGCGCCCTGGAGGCGGAGGAGTCGGCCCAGGCCGGCAAGCTCGACGCCGACAGGGCCAGCATCGCCGAACTGCTCGGCGGATTGCAGCGGCTGTCCCGGATCCCGCCCGAAGCCATGATCGCCCGCCCGGAATCGCCGGTCGACACCCTGCGCAGCGCTCTGCTGCTGCGCTCGGCCGTGCCGATCCTGCGGGAGCGCGCGGAGGCGCTGGCCGTGTCCCTCCAGCGGCTGGCCGACCTGCGCGCCGACCTGTCGGGCCGGCGCGCCCAGGCGCAGGGCGCCCGCACCGCGCTGGCGGCCCGCCAGGACGAGATCGCCAGGCTGGTCGAGCGCCGGCAGGAGCTTCAGCAACAGACCGAGGAGGAACGCCGCCAGGTCTCGGACCGGATGGCCCGGCTCGGCAACGAGGCGCAGGACCTGCGCGGCCTGATCGAGCGGCTGGAACGCGAGGCGGAGCAGCGCCGGCGCGAGGAGCAGCGCCGCAAGGCCGAGGCGCTCGCCCGGGCCAAGGCCGAACGGGAGAAGGCGGAGCGCGAGCAGGCCGCCCGCGCGGCCGCCGCCGCCGCGGAGCGGGAGCGCGAGATCGCCGCCTCCATCACGCCGCCCACCGCGCCTGATCGCCCGGACGGCGGGCCGGGAGAGGGGGCATCGCGCCTGCCGGTCGCCGGCCAGGTGACCACCCGCTACGGCGAGGCGGACAAGTTCGGCGTGACCAGCCGCGGGCTGACGGTCTCGGCCCGGCCGGGCGCCCAGGTGGTGGCCCCCTCGTCCGGGTCGATCATGTTCGCCGGGCCGTTCCGCGGCTACGGCCTCATCTTGATCGTTGAACATCCGAATGGATATCATAGTCTTATCGCAGGACTGGGCCGTATCGACACCAAAGTCGGCCAGCGCGTCCTGGCGGGCGAACCCCTGGGCGTGATGGGTAGCCCGGCGGACGGCAATCCCGATCTCTACTTCGAGCTGCGACGGAACGGTCAGCCCATCAACCCGCAGCGCGGCCTCCCCGCTTCCGATGGGAAAGGACAAGGTTAG
- a CDS encoding nicotinate-nucleotide adenylyltransferase, with product MTRVTLYGGRTWAGRRVGLLGGSFNPAHEGHRHISLLALKLLDLDYVWWLVSPQNPLKSTRDMASLEERLAGGRLVARHPRIVVTDVECALETRFTAETLAGLHRYFPRTRFVWLMGADNLTQIPRWQNWTRIFNGTPVAVFSRPPYSLSALHGQAAQRYRCRRVGQARARGLADMRPPAWVFFQNPLHPASATEIRKRRAQAAAVASGGQPVQ from the coding sequence GTGACGAGGGTGACACTCTACGGCGGCCGGACCTGGGCCGGCCGCCGGGTCGGGCTGCTCGGCGGGTCGTTCAACCCGGCCCACGAGGGGCATCGCCACATCAGCCTGCTGGCGCTCAAGCTGCTCGACCTGGACTATGTCTGGTGGCTGGTCAGCCCGCAGAACCCGCTGAAATCGACCCGCGACATGGCGTCGCTGGAAGAGCGACTGGCCGGCGGCCGGCTGGTCGCCCGGCACCCGCGGATCGTCGTCACCGACGTGGAGTGCGCGCTGGAAACCCGCTTCACGGCGGAGACACTGGCCGGACTGCACCGGTACTTCCCGCGGACCCGCTTCGTCTGGCTGATGGGCGCCGACAACCTGACCCAGATCCCCCGCTGGCAGAACTGGACGCGAATCTTTAACGGGACACCCGTTGCAGTCTTCAGTCGCCCTCCATATTCTTTAAGTGCGTTGCACGGCCAGGCCGCGCAACGCTACAGGTGTCGCCGGGTCGGCCAGGCCCGGGCCCGGGGGCTCGCGGACATGCGGCCGCCGGCCTGGGTGTTTTTCCAGAACCCGTTGCATCCGGCATCGGCGACGGAAATCCGGAAGCGCCGCGCGCAGGCCGCGGCGGTCGCTTCCGGCGGTCAACCCGTTCAATAG
- the obgE gene encoding GTPase ObgE, producing the protein MKFLDQAKVYLKSGDGGPGIVAFRREKFIEFGGPDGGDGGKGGDVVIEAVEGLNTLIDYRYQQHFKAPRGGHGMGRDRSGAKGEDIVLRVPVGTQVLDDDQETVLADMVEVGQRVVLLRGGDGGFGNAHYKSSTNRAPRQSHPGWPGEERWVWLRLKLIADAGLVGLPNAGKSTFLAASSRARPKIADYPFTTLQPNLGVVYVGEEEFVLADIPGLIEGAHEGSGLGDRFLGHVERTRVLLHLIDGTQEDVAEAYAVIRGELEAYGHGLAEKQEIVGLNKCDSLDDEEIAEKKAILEEAAGAPVMVLSGATGIGVQPVLFELLRRIKDAREEEAEEAAPGRRHPVPLHHGERTLAEPGRELGGEARGEDDHDLDDEDDHAD; encoded by the coding sequence ATGAAATTCCTCGACCAAGCCAAGGTATACCTGAAGAGCGGTGACGGCGGGCCCGGCATCGTCGCCTTCCGGCGCGAGAAGTTCATCGAGTTCGGCGGGCCGGACGGCGGCGACGGCGGCAAGGGCGGCGACGTGGTCATCGAGGCGGTCGAAGGCCTCAACACCCTGATCGACTACCGCTACCAGCAGCATTTCAAGGCGCCGCGCGGCGGCCACGGCATGGGCCGCGACCGGTCCGGCGCCAAGGGCGAGGACATCGTGCTGCGCGTCCCCGTCGGGACCCAGGTGCTCGACGACGACCAGGAGACCGTCCTGGCAGACATGGTCGAGGTCGGGCAGCGGGTCGTGCTGCTGCGCGGCGGCGACGGCGGGTTCGGCAACGCCCACTACAAGTCCTCGACCAACCGCGCGCCGCGCCAGAGCCACCCCGGCTGGCCGGGCGAGGAGCGCTGGGTCTGGCTGCGGCTGAAGCTGATCGCCGACGCCGGCCTCGTGGGCCTGCCCAACGCCGGCAAATCGACCTTCCTGGCCGCCTCGTCGCGCGCCAGGCCCAAGATCGCCGACTATCCCTTCACCACGCTCCAGCCCAACCTCGGCGTCGTCTATGTCGGCGAGGAGGAGTTCGTGCTGGCCGATATCCCCGGCCTGATCGAGGGCGCCCACGAGGGCTCCGGCCTGGGCGACCGCTTCCTCGGCCATGTGGAGCGCACCCGCGTGCTGCTCCACCTGATCGACGGCACCCAGGAGGACGTGGCCGAGGCCTACGCGGTGATCCGCGGCGAGCTGGAGGCCTATGGCCACGGCCTCGCCGAGAAGCAGGAGATCGTCGGCCTCAACAAGTGCGACAGCCTCGACGACGAGGAGATCGCGGAGAAGAAGGCGATCCTCGAGGAGGCCGCCGGAGCCCCGGTGATGGTGCTGTCCGGCGCCACCGGCATCGGCGTGCAGCCCGTCCTGTTCGAACTGCTCCGCCGGATCAAGGACGCGCGCGAGGAGGAGGCCGAGGAGGCAGCCCCCGGCCGCCGCCATCCGGTTCCGCTCCACCACGGCGAGCGCACCCTGGCTGAGCCCGGCCGGGAACTGGGCGGCGAGGCCCGCGGGGAAGACGACCACGACCTGGACGACGAAGACGATCATGCCGACTGA
- the rpmA gene encoding 50S ribosomal protein L27, whose product MAHKKAGGSSRNGRDSAGRRLGVKKYGGESVLAGNIIVRQRGTQFHPGANVGVGKDHTLFALVEGQVSFRKSIAGRTFVSVNENAKAEEVPAAAE is encoded by the coding sequence ATGGCACATAAAAAGGCAGGCGGTAGCTCCCGCAACGGTCGCGACAGCGCCGGCCGTCGTCTCGGCGTCAAGAAGTACGGCGGGGAAAGCGTTCTCGCCGGCAACATCATCGTGCGCCAGCGCGGCACCCAGTTCCACCCCGGCGCCAACGTGGGCGTCGGCAAGGACCATACCCTGTTCGCCCTGGTCGAGGGGCAGGTCAGCTTCCGCAAGTCGATCGCCGGCCGGACCTTCGTCTCGGTGAATGAGAACGCGAAAGCCGAGGAAGTGCCGGCGGCCGCCGAATAA
- a CDS encoding glutamate-5-semialdehyde dehydrogenase: protein MQQLGRAARAAAAVLALAPTERKDAALRAAAAAIRERSAAILEANARDVADAGARDMAASLIDRLKLDGARVEGIAKGLEDVAALPDPIGTVMAEWDRPNGLRIARVRVPLGVIGIVYESRPNVTADAGGLCLKSGNACILRGGSDSFESSRAIIACMRDGLRVAGLPEDAIQLVPTTDRAAVGIMLTMVDDIDVIIPRGGKSLIQRVAAESRIPVIKHLDGICHVYVDAAADPAKARDIVLNAKMRRTSVCGAAETLLVDRSVSETVLPAVLDALIAAGCEVRGDEATRRIDGRAVPATAADWDTEYLDAIISVRVVDGVDAAIEHVNRHGSHHTDSIVTEDAAAAEKFLSQVDSAIVLLNASTQFADGGEFGMGAEIGISTGKLHARGPVGAEQLTSYKYQVRGTGQVRP, encoded by the coding sequence ATGCAGCAGTTGGGCCGCGCCGCGCGCGCCGCGGCGGCGGTGCTTGCCCTGGCCCCGACCGAGCGGAAGGACGCGGCGCTGCGCGCGGCCGCCGCCGCGATCCGGGAACGGTCCGCCGCGATCCTGGAGGCCAACGCCCGCGACGTCGCCGACGCCGGGGCGCGCGACATGGCCGCCTCCCTGATCGACCGGCTGAAGCTGGACGGGGCAAGGGTGGAGGGCATCGCCAAGGGCCTGGAGGACGTGGCCGCCTTGCCCGATCCGATCGGCACCGTCATGGCGGAGTGGGACCGGCCGAACGGTCTGAGGATCGCCCGCGTCCGGGTGCCGCTGGGCGTCATCGGCATCGTCTACGAGAGCCGCCCCAACGTCACCGCCGACGCCGGCGGGCTGTGCCTGAAGTCGGGCAACGCCTGCATCCTGCGCGGCGGCTCCGACAGCTTCGAATCCTCGCGGGCCATCATCGCCTGCATGCGCGACGGCCTGCGCGTCGCCGGCCTGCCCGAGGACGCGATCCAGCTGGTGCCGACCACCGACCGCGCCGCCGTCGGCATAATGCTGACCATGGTGGACGACATCGACGTGATCATCCCGCGCGGCGGCAAGTCGCTGATCCAGCGGGTCGCGGCGGAAAGCCGGATCCCCGTGATCAAGCATCTGGACGGCATCTGCCACGTCTATGTGGATGCCGCCGCCGATCCGGCGAAGGCGCGCGACATCGTGCTGAACGCCAAGATGCGCCGCACTTCCGTCTGCGGGGCGGCCGAGACGCTTCTGGTGGACCGTTCCGTTTCCGAAACCGTCCTGCCCGCCGTCCTGGACGCCCTGATCGCCGCCGGATGCGAGGTGCGCGGCGACGAGGCGACCCGGAGGATCGACGGCCGCGCGGTCCCGGCGACGGCCGCCGACTGGGACACGGAATATCTGGACGCGATCATCTCGGTCCGGGTGGTGGACGGCGTCGACGCCGCGATCGAGCATGTCAACCGCCACGGCTCCCACCATACCGACAGCATCGTAACCGAGGACGCGGCGGCGGCCGAGAAGTTCCTCAGCCAGGTGGACAGCGCCATCGTGCTGCTGAACGCCTCGACCCAGTTCGCCGACGGCGGCGAGTTCGGCATGGGGGCGGAGATCGGCATCTCCACCGGCAAGCTCCACGCCCGCGGCCCGGTCGGCGCCGAACAGCTGACCAGCTACAAGTACCAGGTCCGCGGCACCGGGCAGGTCCGCCCATGA
- the proB gene encoding glutamate 5-kinase, which yields MPTDLAAADATTAAAEESSTGSVPTLRDARRLIVKIGSALLVDETTGKVRRDWLDAMADDVAACRARGQEVIIVSSGAIAVGREHLGLIGRPLRLEEKQAAAATGQIRLAHAYQETLARHEVTVAQILLTLDDTEERRRHLNARNTIDTLLKLGAVPVINENDTVATSEIRFGDNDRLAARVAQMVSADTLVLLSDIDGLYTADPRRDPTATLIPEVRELTPEIEGMAGEPPPGYSSGGMVTKIAAARIALAAGCRMVIAKGKRMNALSALDAPAAGGGAPCTWFLPGAEPRTARKRWIAGHLNARGTLVVDAGAAAALARGSSLLPAGVVSVDGDFQRGDAVVVRAADGRELARGLTAYAADDARLIMGHHSQDTAEILGYQGRTEMIHRDDLVLS from the coding sequence ATGCCGACTGACCTGGCCGCCGCCGACGCCACCACCGCCGCCGCAGAAGAGAGCTCCACCGGCAGCGTCCCCACCCTGCGCGACGCGCGGCGGCTGATCGTCAAGATCGGGTCCGCCCTGCTGGTGGACGAGACCACCGGCAAGGTCCGGCGCGACTGGCTGGACGCCATGGCCGACGACGTCGCCGCCTGCCGGGCGCGCGGCCAGGAGGTCATCATCGTCTCGTCCGGCGCCATCGCCGTCGGGCGCGAGCATCTGGGCCTGATCGGCCGGCCCCTGCGGCTGGAGGAGAAGCAGGCCGCCGCGGCGACCGGGCAGATCCGGCTGGCTCATGCCTACCAGGAGACGCTGGCCCGCCACGAGGTCACCGTCGCGCAGATCCTGCTGACCCTGGACGACACCGAGGAGCGGCGCCGCCACCTCAATGCCCGCAACACCATCGACACCCTGCTGAAGCTGGGCGCGGTGCCGGTGATCAACGAGAACGACACGGTCGCCACGTCGGAGATCCGGTTCGGCGACAACGACCGGCTGGCCGCCCGCGTCGCCCAGATGGTCAGCGCCGACACGCTGGTGCTGCTGTCCGACATCGACGGGCTCTACACCGCCGACCCGCGCCGCGACCCCACGGCCACCCTGATCCCCGAGGTCCGGGAGCTGACGCCCGAGATCGAGGGCATGGCCGGCGAGCCGCCGCCCGGCTACAGCTCCGGCGGCATGGTCACCAAGATCGCCGCCGCCCGGATCGCGCTGGCGGCGGGCTGCCGCATGGTGATCGCCAAGGGCAAGCGGATGAACGCGCTGTCGGCCCTGGACGCGCCGGCCGCCGGGGGCGGCGCCCCCTGCACTTGGTTCCTGCCCGGGGCCGAACCCAGGACCGCCCGCAAGCGCTGGATCGCCGGCCACCTCAACGCCCGCGGCACGCTGGTGGTGGATGCCGGCGCCGCCGCCGCGCTCGCCCGCGGCAGCAGCCTGCTGCCGGCCGGGGTCGTCTCGGTCGACGGCGATTTCCAGCGCGGCGACGCGGTGGTGGTCCGGGCCGCGGACGGGCGCGAGCTGGCGCGCGGGCTGACCGCCTACGCGGCCGACGACGCCCGCCTGATCATGGGCCACCACAGCCAGGACACCGCCGAGATCCTGGGCTACCAGGGCCGCACGGAAATGATCCACCGCGACGACCTGGTGCTTTCCTGA
- the gpmI gene encoding 2,3-bisphosphoglycerate-independent phosphoglycerate mutase: MTDIKRPRPVVLCVLDGWGYREDPADNAVAQAHTPVFDRLWQSCPRAFLHASEEDVGLPRGQIGNSEVGHMNLGAGRVVFQDLPMIDKAIAEGELEHNPALNGLIDALKASGGSCHLMGLLSPGGVHSHQSHFTALCKALSAAGVPVVIHGFLDGRDVPPRSAREQVGEFLKSIEGVPGIRFGTIDGRYYAMDRDKRWERVERAYNAMVAAQGLEAPDPLAAIDAAYAADTGDEFVLPTVIDGYTGMKDGDGVLMVNFRADRAREILTALLDPAFKGFDRRNPIRFAAAAGMVEYSAELNEQLSAIFPPKELTNVLGKVVSDAGLTQLRMAETEKYPHVTFFFNGGEERVYPGEERIMVPSPKVATYDLQPEMSAPELADKAVEAVGSGRFDMLVINFANPDMVGHSGILEAAVKAVEAVDACLGRLVDAVTAQGGTLLVTADHGNCEMMRDPVTGGPHTAHTLNLVPLMLVNGPADAVGLGDGKLADIAPTMLDLMKLPQPAEMTGRSLIRRASSGAAE; this comes from the coding sequence ATGACCGATATCAAACGCCCCCGCCCCGTCGTCCTTTGCGTTCTCGATGGCTGGGGCTATCGCGAGGATCCGGCGGACAACGCCGTGGCGCAGGCCCATACCCCCGTGTTCGACCGGCTTTGGCAGTCCTGTCCCCGCGCGTTCCTCCATGCGTCGGAGGAGGATGTCGGCCTTCCCAGGGGCCAGATCGGCAACTCCGAGGTCGGCCACATGAATCTCGGCGCCGGCCGGGTCGTGTTCCAGGACCTGCCGATGATCGACAAGGCGATCGCCGAGGGCGAGCTGGAGCATAACCCCGCGCTGAACGGCCTGATCGACGCGCTGAAGGCCTCCGGCGGCTCCTGCCACCTGATGGGCCTGCTGTCCCCCGGCGGCGTCCACAGCCACCAGTCCCATTTCACCGCCCTGTGCAAGGCGCTCAGCGCCGCCGGCGTGCCGGTCGTGATCCACGGCTTCCTGGACGGCCGCGACGTGCCGCCGCGCAGCGCCCGCGAGCAGGTCGGCGAGTTCCTGAAGTCGATCGAGGGCGTGCCCGGCATCCGCTTCGGCACCATCGACGGCCGCTACTACGCCATGGACCGGGACAAGCGCTGGGAACGGGTGGAGCGGGCCTACAACGCGATGGTCGCCGCCCAGGGCCTGGAGGCGCCGGACCCGCTGGCCGCCATCGACGCCGCCTACGCGGCGGACACCGGCGACGAGTTCGTCCTGCCCACGGTGATCGACGGCTATACCGGCATGAAGGACGGCGACGGCGTCCTGATGGTCAATTTCCGCGCCGACCGCGCGCGGGAGATCCTGACCGCCCTGCTCGATCCCGCCTTCAAGGGCTTCGACCGGCGCAACCCGATCCGGTTCGCCGCCGCCGCCGGCATGGTCGAGTATTCGGCCGAGCTGAACGAGCAGCTGAGCGCGATCTTCCCGCCGAAGGAACTGACCAACGTGCTGGGCAAGGTCGTGTCCGACGCCGGCCTGACCCAGCTCCGCATGGCCGAGACCGAGAAGTACCCGCACGTGACCTTCTTCTTCAACGGCGGGGAGGAGAGGGTCTATCCGGGCGAGGAGCGCATCATGGTGCCCTCCCCCAAGGTCGCGACATACGACCTCCAGCCCGAGATGTCGGCGCCCGAACTGGCGGACAAGGCGGTCGAGGCGGTCGGTTCCGGCAGGTTCGACATGCTGGTGATCAACTTCGCCAACCCCGACATGGTCGGCCATTCCGGCATCCTGGAAGCCGCGGTCAAGGCGGTCGAGGCGGTGGACGCCTGCCTGGGCCGCCTGGTCGACGCCGTCACCGCGCAGGGCGGGACCCTGCTGGTCACCGCCGATCACGGCAACTGCGAGATGATGCGCGACCCGGTCACCGGCGGCCCGCACACCGCCCACACGCTCAACCTGGTGCCGCTGATGCTGGTCAACGGGCCGGCCGACGCGGTGGGCCTGGGCGACGGTAAGCTGGCCGACATCGCGCCGACCATGCTCGACCTGATGAAGCTGCCGCAGCCGGCGGAGATGACCGGCCGGTCGCTGATTCGCCGCGCCTCAAGCGGCGCGGCGGAGTAG